The following proteins are encoded in a genomic region of Candidatus Marinarcus aquaticus:
- a CDS encoding MFS transporter — MFFFKLSAFYFFYFAAVGVYIIFLPKVLHDIGYSPAHIGIIFALAPLMRFATPFLFLKHVKLDQSMFKKALFLSVLSSTLFYFTIDNFYAFMFNNAILGVCLSLILPYIEVIALKELGKERYGKSRLFGSIGFMLISLVLAQFLTNPYIALHYYLATNILTVIFSLLLLTYDVQHESTNTVHEPFSFLKYWPFWLSIFLMQMSFGGFYNFFTIYETEHGISLEMTSYLWTLGVLCEIVMLYFQAPILKNNLLVIIKFSVAMTALRWFLLYAFPESLTITFITQSMHAFSFGLYHSAVIIYLYSLYSNKKLAQQFMYGVAYGLGGFLGAVIAGWLYGENLFLYSSLFALLSFLALFIKKA; from the coding sequence ATGTTTTTTTTTAAACTCTCAGCATTTTATTTTTTCTATTTTGCAGCCGTTGGGGTTTATATCATCTTTTTACCCAAAGTACTGCATGATATAGGCTACTCTCCAGCACACATTGGAATCATCTTTGCACTTGCACCATTAATGCGATTTGCAACACCATTTCTGTTTTTAAAACACGTCAAGCTTGACCAAAGCATGTTTAAAAAAGCACTCTTTCTTTCCGTGCTCTCTTCAACGCTTTTTTACTTTACCATTGATAACTTCTATGCGTTTATGTTTAACAATGCTATTTTGGGAGTCTGTTTGAGTCTGATTCTGCCTTACATTGAAGTCATAGCTTTAAAAGAGTTAGGAAAAGAGCGATACGGTAAATCCAGACTCTTTGGCTCAATTGGATTTATGCTTATATCACTCGTACTCGCACAGTTTTTAACCAATCCCTATATTGCTCTGCATTACTACTTAGCTACAAACATATTAACCGTGATTTTTTCACTGCTTCTACTCACATATGATGTGCAGCATGAATCAACAAATACAGTGCATGAACCCTTCTCATTTTTAAAATATTGGCCATTTTGGTTGAGTATCTTTTTGATGCAGATGAGCTTTGGAGGTTTTTATAACTTCTTTACTATCTATGAAACCGAACACGGTATCAGTTTAGAGATGACTTCGTATTTATGGACATTAGGAGTATTGTGTGAGATTGTGATGCTTTATTTCCAAGCCCCTATTTTAAAGAATAATTTATTGGTCATCATCAAGTTCTCAGTTGCCATGACCGCACTTCGATGGTTCTTACTTTATGCATTTCCAGAGTCTTTGACCATTACGTTTATCACCCAAAGTATGCACGCTTTTTCTTTTGGTCTGTACCACAGTGCTGTGATTATCTACTTATACTCTTTATACAGCAACAAAAAACTCGCACAACAGTTTATGTATGGTGTTGCTTATGGGTTGGGTGGTTTCTTAGGTGCAGTAATTGCTGGGTGGTTATATGGAGAGAATCTCTTCTTATACTCAAGCCTTTTTGCACTGCTCTCATTTTTAGCACTCTTTATTAAAAAAGCCTAA
- a CDS encoding RDD family protein — MAKWRDIKQGKVTSKEEEVNTSSNTLPIAPLSARLKAFLTDTFLITTPIFYLVVYLIMGSGEAFAQDRTTGWLLILFMHSIVIIFFWAVKNQTPGMKAYDVKIVNHDQQRPNFIQVLIRYVATLLSVVSLILMLIPFFRKDKRTFQDIFSHTYVVND, encoded by the coding sequence ATGGCCAAATGGAGAGATATAAAGCAAGGTAAAGTAACGTCTAAAGAGGAAGAGGTAAACACCTCTTCAAACACTCTTCCCATTGCTCCTCTCTCTGCACGGTTAAAAGCTTTTTTAACAGACACCTTTTTAATCACTACACCTATTTTTTATCTGGTAGTTTATTTGATCATGGGAAGTGGTGAAGCCTTTGCACAAGACAGAACCACAGGATGGTTGCTTATTCTATTCATGCACAGTATCGTTATTATTTTTTTCTGGGCAGTCAAAAATCAAACCCCCGGAATGAAAGCCTATGATGTAAAGATTGTCAACCATGACCAACAACGTCCAAACTTTATTCAAGTACTCATAAGATATGTTGCCACGCTTTTGAGTGTTGTGTCACTTATTTTAATGCTCATCCCTTTTTTCAGAAAAGACAAACGAACCTTTCAAGACATTTTTTCACACACTTATGTTGTGAATGATTGA
- the pyrE gene encoding orotate phosphoribosyltransferase translates to MNVEQIYKDAQALLEGHFKLSSGNHSQFYLQSAKVLEDPKTAKLLAEALAKQIKEAGIQVDAVCSPALGGLIAGFALATALDVRFIFAERVDGEMTIRRGFEVQEGEKYIICEDIITTGGSALEAAKQVEQDGGEIVAYAALANRGFCSRIGSDIQAKDNCKLPLDKPLFALDDFTFEMYAPEDCPMCKEGSVAYKPGSRGN, encoded by the coding sequence ATGAACGTAGAACAAATTTATAAAGATGCTCAAGCCTTACTTGAAGGTCACTTCAAATTAAGCAGTGGAAATCATTCGCAGTTTTATTTACAATCTGCAAAGGTTTTAGAAGACCCTAAAACTGCGAAGCTTTTAGCTGAAGCTTTAGCTAAACAAATTAAAGAAGCAGGTATTCAAGTGGATGCAGTATGCTCTCCTGCTTTAGGTGGATTGATTGCTGGTTTTGCATTGGCAACTGCCCTTGACGTACGATTCATCTTTGCAGAACGTGTGGATGGAGAGATGACAATCCGACGAGGATTTGAAGTACAAGAGGGTGAAAAGTATATCATCTGTGAAGATATTATTACCACAGGTGGAAGTGCTTTAGAAGCCGCTAAACAAGTTGAACAAGATGGGGGTGAAATTGTAGCATACGCTGCATTAGCAAACCGAGGTTTCTGTTCACGAATAGGAAGCGATATCCAAGCCAAAGATAACTGCAAATTGCCTTTAGACAAACCACTGTTTGCACTGGATGATTTTACATTTGAGATGTATGCTCCTGAAGATTGTCCAATGTGTAAAGAGGGAAGTGTTGCTTATAAGCCAGGTAGTCGAGGTAACTAA
- the frr gene encoding ribosome recycling factor — protein sequence MLEEIYQETKEHMEKSIEALKQHYKTVRTGKVSPAVLDGVSIDYYGTPTPLNQVGSVTAIDATTIAVNPWEKNLLHDIERAIQEANIGVNPNNDGDFIKLFFPPMTVEQRGESAKQAKAMTDDAKVAIRNVRKHANDKVKKLHKDKEITEDENKKAQDEIQKITDAYVAKADDTFKAKEAEILKV from the coding sequence ATGTTAGAAGAAATCTATCAAGAGACAAAAGAACACATGGAAAAGTCAATTGAGGCTTTAAAACAACACTACAAAACAGTACGAACAGGAAAAGTAAGTCCAGCAGTACTAGATGGCGTTTCAATTGATTATTATGGGACACCCACCCCACTGAACCAAGTAGGTTCAGTTACCGCAATTGATGCAACTACCATTGCAGTAAACCCATGGGAAAAAAACCTTTTACATGACATAGAAAGAGCCATTCAAGAAGCAAACATTGGTGTTAATCCAAACAATGATGGTGACTTCATTAAACTTTTCTTCCCTCCAATGACCGTTGAGCAAAGAGGTGAGAGTGCAAAACAAGCAAAAGCCATGACCGATGATGCAAAAGTAGCTATCAGAAACGTAAGAAAACACGCCAATGACAAAGTGAAAAAGCTTCATAAAGATAAAGAAATTACAGAAGATGAGAACAAAAAAGCTCAAGACGAAATCCAAAAAATCACAGATGCTTATGTTGCAAAAGCGGACGACACATTCAAAGCTAAAGAAGCAGAAATTTTAAAAGTATAA